The Paenibacillus beijingensis nucleotide sequence CTGCAACGGTTGAAGCTGCCTGTTTATTCTTATCGTTCCGAATGTGCCGATGGTTCATTGTTTTCTCTCCTCATTTCAGATAATGACCGTGTAAACGCTTTAAAGCTTTCGAAAAACAGGTTTTGCTCCGATTCCGGCATCTTCCCGAGAATGGCGCCGTAAAATTCAACCGACTGGTCACGGAGCCTTTGAATGGAGTCTGTTCCTTTCCCGGTTAAAGTGAGAACGACCTCCCTGCGATTATGTTCGTTTAATTCCCTTGATACAAAACCTCCTTTAACGAGCCCGTCAATCAATCGGCTGACCGAGCTCCTCTCCAGTTGAAGCCTATTCGCAAGTTCTGTGATCGTAAGCGGTTCTTTTTCCAGTTCTTGAAGAGAGAAGACTTGTGAGAGCGACATCGAAAAACCGCAAGGCGTTCTTGTTTGTTCCAACAACCCGAACAAGCGAATGAATTGCTGCATCATACCCCTAAGCTCCACAATTTTTTCCCTTTGCATCTGTCCACCTCTAATATGTGTATTAACCATTTGTTGTATTATACACGTATTTAACGGTAAGAGTCAAAGTCGCTGATTACTTTCCCAACGCACTCTATCATAAATTTCTCATGATCAAAGAAATGGTATTTTGGATGGGTGTTTTAAAGATTTAATATAGTTATAATGAGAATATGAAAAAAAGATCCAGCCCCCTAGAGGGGACTGGGAATTAACTTGCAAATGCATGAAAAAATACGATACAGGGAGAAAAATTCTTATGGATCAAAATATCGTAAAAATTATGTCCGGAAATGCCCCCACTCCCATTGGTCCTTTCTCGCATGCCGTCAAAGTCGGAAATCTCGTCTTCATCACGGGACAAATGC carries:
- a CDS encoding MarR family winged helix-turn-helix transcriptional regulator, giving the protein MVNTHIRGGQMQREKIVELRGMMQQFIRLFGLLEQTRTPCGFSMSLSQVFSLQELEKEPLTITELANRLQLERSSVSRLIDGLVKGGFVSRELNEHNRREVVLTLTGKGTDSIQRLRDQSVEFYGAILGKMPESEQNLFFESFKAFTRSLSEMRRENNEPSAHSER